AAACCACCATTTTCTTATTTGGCAATTCACCTCAATTTCTGTATAGAGGCTGTTAGAAGAGTTAGAAAAGTTACATTTAAAAAAAGCCCATCATTTCCTTATTCAcgtcaaattttaattaatagttatttctaatatattaataaaatattaaaaaaattataaagtctTAAATTCAAGTATTCATCATAACTCATTgcctaaaaaattataaaacaaaCACTTAAAGAGAAGACTTGAGAGGTAGATCATCAGTAGAGGCAAAACTAGTTAAGGGGTTGTGGCTCCCcaaaagttttaaaattatatttttcccataaaatttaataattttctgaaaaaaaatattgtttgtcccctaaaatttttaaatttaaaatttatttataacatTTTGTGTATTCTTttcaaaaaattactatttacccCTCCAATAAATTTACTTTTGTTTTGCCCTTTGCGTTTCTAAGTAAATTTGATTCATATTATTCAATTTTGAtatcttaatatttatatttttattttagttcttatattttttattttaaaatttcatttaatttctttttaatatttatttttagtccccaaatattaatttttatttcccCAGCATCATCACTCAACCCATCTCAAATTTTGCAGAAACTAGCTAGTTGTTGTTGTCCCATGCACTTTAAGCTGCCAGAAAACCTGCAAAACCTTTTAGAATCAGTCAAAAGTGATATCAAAAACTGGTTTAAAGGAACTGATTTTTATTGCTAAACCGACCtaagatataaaatatatgatgagatttatttattaaatatatggatctcatatatttatatattaaattcataataaaccaaatctagataagaatttaaaattatttgacaACAACGTTTAGCACCTTAACTAACATTCTTAAATGTCTTTTGGCTCTTAGGACGCATCATTAATCATTATTTAAGGAAACTAATTGTAATCTTATTAATTCTCATGAGGGTAATAATTAATGATAATTATATACATGAGTGTTGTATTCAGATCTAATCAATAACAAATCTTCTTCaccaaaaaaaacaaaaaagaaaatataatggtaaggttttatatatatatatatattgttttatttcactccattagacTTTAAACTTATAACTTCACtgtttcataaaataataaaaaaaatcatcgATGTAGCGTTTAATTATAGtagtttttttttatcacatgtgGGGGATGATAAAATCGAATTTAGGTCTCTAAGATTCAACATATATGTAATTACCATTAGGCTATGTCTACTGTTGCCTATTaattatgttaattttttttgtataaaatatataagaatttcattcatcaaattcaaataattaatacAATAATTTAGGGAGGGCAGATCCCTCTCCTAAAAGACCAAACTAGAAACAGATTGTCATAACACAACAGAGTTCATTGATCTTACATGAAATCCTATCGAGCAAAATAAACAAACATATATTCAAAGTGGGGTTGGGAGGGAAGGGGGTTAGCCGGTAGCGCCCATCTATAGGAAAAGGGAGACTTGCAGCACTGTAGATTAGAGAATGAGATAACAAGCTGGTCATCAGATGAAATTGATCAAACATCAATTTTAATTATGTTAGTAAGAACTTAGGAATTGTAGGCAGCAAAAAAGCGATGACTTCAATTGAGAGGTTCCAGTTCTTGTCATACCCACCAAGACCTTGCTCCTTAGCAAACTTAACCTTCTCTCTAATAGATTTGTTTCCATCATACCTTGTCCAGTTATTTTCTCCACGTAAGTGAGTTGATACCATGTCCTCATCATACACCTCTGTACCAGCATTTGATGAACTGAAATCTAATATATCACTATAAGGCATAAAACCATTTGCAGGCATGACTCCCACAGCAGGAGTTCCAATTTCATTCACATCAGGATGTTGCAATTGCCATGTTCTTTCATATGAAGGCAGGCCCGTCACAAGCTTTTCTTTGGAGGTTCCCCAGCTCCAATCCAGGCTGATAGGCTTATAATCAAAGCATGTTCAACTTTGGCTGAAGTGTTCCAACTGTTAAAATAAGGTAGACTTTACTGCTCCAGATCAGATCATTGCGAGCTTAGAATACAAAATAATGTTAATTGATAAAGGTAACTAATTTCATATCCATAGTTGTCGCAGAATGATTATTAAACTTTGCCTAACTTTCTAAGATGATAAAGATACCTGATTTGGATTCATAGTTGTCGAAGAGAGATGATTAAGTGCCTGACTTCTTTTTTACTAAGTTTTAAGATTCATGTTGGCATCCTTACATGTTTCTTAACAAATTGATGAAGATGTTGCTTAAAAACATTCGTCTCAAACCTCTCTTATCATCCAAGTCTATCCGTTGGGTGAAAGATTTCTGGTAAGAATGAGGATAGCAGTTCCTACTTGAAGTCTTGCTTGGTTTTAGGTGGTTGTCAATAAGATAATTCACACAAACAATTAATATAGCCTAGAGAACAAATGAGTTTTAATCCGATCATATTAGAGTCATCCTTAAAATGAAGGCTTGGAATTGATCCCTAGTCAAAACCCAACCAACAATTAAGGGTTATGTAGAGAAAATGCAATACTTCACCATGTCAAGTTACAATTAATTGTCCTTGGTCCTTTCCAGAACACAGGCGTTGCCAAGATGACAGAATATAGACACGACAGACTCTTAGAGGATATTTAAATTGAATGGGGATGAAATGCCTATTTGGAATAGAGCTTCCAACCCAAAACTATTTTCctggaaaaaagaaaaatcatcaTTTTAGATTTTACAAAAaacaatttgaaaaaaaaaatttattattttaatatttttataattaaaatttatcaaatttaaatttaaattattttttaacactttctaactaatatatatattttttaaaaaataccttTCGCGCTCCAACCGTCAAAATCTTAACACATTCACTTGTCAAATTTGGAACAGCCTGTTTTATGTAAACTTCGCTAATTTTGTCTAAAGTTAtccttttcattaattaatagaaCTTAACGAAATAACAAAGGGAAGAAGAATATGGCTAAGTGCATATGGAATAAGGAATTGAATGTGCTTACTTAATCTCATTTAGGAGACAGCCCAATGATACTTATAATTTGTTGTTAATTGAATGTGAACGCTGATCTCATCTTATTGTCCTAGGATGGAATAGCTTTCTAGGCAATTCAAAGACTCCATGTTTTCGCCCAACATGATGCAGGTGAGTCCCTACTCACAAGGTTTTGGGGCCTGATTCCAACTATCAAAACAGGACTAGTACAAAACAGTCAGCCACTGAGCCTCTTGGCTGTTTAACACATTGCATCAATAGGCACAATcagcttttctttttccatctgaAGTTGATAATACTCTTTCAAATTAATGTACGACAGGCGGCTACACTAGAAATGCCCTTCGCTACTACATTTTGGCTACAAGAAGCAAATGGTAGAACAATaacatgaaaatttgcaaaaACAAACAATCATATTTTGTGAATGTCCTGAGAGCCCAGCATATTCTTGGTATCAATGGTTttatagaaaagaaaaagaaaaaaaaaaaaaactctgttCATTAGTTTTATGGCAAATCCCTGCATAAAGATCAATCAAATTCTGGTTAATAGAAAGCAAACAACTGAATACAAGTATACAAACCCACATAACATAAACGAAGTTAATATTACCTTACTGTATCAGAATTTTACTCTTAAGGTAGGGGACGGTAATGGCCAAAGAATTGTTGAAACTACCCATGCTTTTCTTTCATCCAATCAACAAAATTGTCTAGGATCAAGGGCCAAGCTTGATTTGCATCATAGTTCTCAAAATCTGGAAAGCTAATCTGCACAAAGAAaatggtattaaattttaaaacatgCTTAAGAATTGATAGACAAGAAGCCCAGTAGAATTTTAGCATACAGTCTGGTATTTACAAACTACTCTACTGAAAATTGACATTTACAACCGAAAAGATTGTGCCAACGAACCATGATGGAACTATATAAACATGAGTTTCTAGCATAGATAATACTTCCCCAAATATTTATTGCATGTCTGTTAAATCCATAACTAGGCATTGCAAAACTGCATGACTCTTGGAAGTTGCTACTCATTGATTCATACAAGACAGAAGCAATAATTAAGATCATTTCCAAAAGTACCTTACAGAAAGAAAAAGTAAAGCCGTAAACCCTGGAAaaatttcttgcaatttttgGATTTATCAATATATGCATGGTTATGAGTTCAACATTAGCAAGAGTCAATGTCCCCAAAGCTTCATAACTTAAAGTAATAATGTAAAACTATTGCATAGGACTTCTGACTAAATACAGCTATGGGAATATAAGCATATAGTTTCCTGAGAAACCCTATAAATCTAAAAGAGTAGGGGACGGGGGGAGGGGGTGGTGGTGGGCCAGGGAATCAGCTTTAGGAGGAGGAAGATACATGCAAGAAGAATTCTGAAGAATATAACAGCAAATATAATCAAATACCTCCTTGCAAAAACGAAGAAAATTCATCCATTGGTCCCAGTTTATCACTTTGTAATCACTTTGGATCTGTCAGAAAACCAGGTTGGTAAGTCATAAGACATATCATGGATGGATATTCAGAATTTCAGATAACAAGATATGCCTAAAGCTAACAAATTATAGCAGAGGCATCAACCACTTACCTTTAGATACTCAATTAATAAATCAACCTTGGAACAGAATTGGGAACGAAGTACAAGATCCAACAATTCACAAATGGTCTCAATGTCTACACTTTTTTGCTTCTCTTCTGAAATAATAAAAAGACAGAAATTATCATGATGAAAGAAAAGACAGATTAAAAGACACAAAgcaaatgcttttttttttttctttgatacaTCATAATTTCCTTGAAGGAAAAGGGTTGTCAGTGTTTAAACCCCTAATCTCCTGCATTATGAAGTAGGCGATTGACCATTGAGCTACTAGCCCAATGGCACAAAGCAAATACATTGAACTAAAGCACATCCTTGCCAATACTAAGCTCACCTGCTAGGCAATACCGAAATGCATAAGAATAGAAATCCTCGAAGTTTGCTTGTATACCCACCTTTCAAGGATAAAAAGTGCAAAAAGAGTAACACACCCAGTTTCTAGCAGTCAGCATCAAACATAGAAGACTTTCAGTAACTTTTCCAGTTTTCAGACATGCATAAATACCTCTTTCTCTAATTCAGGTAGTGCTTTCTTTAATTTGTTAAGAGTATCAGCTTGAAGAGCCTTCAACCCTGTCCGCCACTCTTCCTGATAAATAAATGGAAATGGATCATGACAAGTTCAAGAAATAAAAACATTACCACATGAAATAATGCAATTTGGCCAAATAGTTAACTGTTTGATGATAAGGACAGTGTGACtttactttaaaaataaatagataataAGGCCATTTTTAATCTCCTCAAGTTGTCATTCCTCTCACATTATTGCTTGCACCATCTTTATAAAATGAATCTTTTCATGATGCCTCATTGAACACTCAAAGGGAAGAgaaacaaaaatcaaattttctattaattctcAAAATTCAATTGTCAATATAAAAGCACTACTAAAATACCTATAGGACATaagtttttatattataataactaGTCATATTATTATTAGGAATAGGAAtcccaaaaaaaaagaaaatactaaTCAATCTAACTAGGAATATAAAATCTAACAATAACTAGGACAATACCAAAGATGATAAAACTCTTTAAATATTCCTAAATAACAATAGAATTCCTAatcctaaataataaaaatactacTCTCTAATGAAATTTCCCAAATAATAAAAACCTAAACTTCCTAAacttataatgaaaaattaaatt
This is a stretch of genomic DNA from Hevea brasiliensis isolate MT/VB/25A 57/8 chromosome 12, ASM3005281v1, whole genome shotgun sequence. It encodes these proteins:
- the LOC131168810 gene encoding uncharacterized protein LOC131168810; translation: MPRASKRKAAPLNSSSVTSASDYRAGKAKSKEIERIDRLFNLYANTSLGMIDPEGIESLCSDMKVRHTDVRILMLAWKMKAQKQGYFTQEEWRTGLKALQADTLNKLKKALPELEKEVGIQANFEDFYSYAFRYCLAEEKQKSVDIETICELLDLVLRSQFCSKVDLLIEYLKIQSDYKVINWDQWMNFLRFCKEISFPDFENYDANQAWPLILDNFVDWMKEKHG